A single region of the Marinobacter salinus genome encodes:
- a CDS encoding PilZ domain-containing protein has translation MTSDSADRRIKDRYPASCLKVLLRERGFFSRNRNPMPVTCLDLNRYGMAVLCPRPMEPGIRLHMDFEGKYINESRVCARVVECQPFQTGYRVSVQFSYCRDKKGYSKAADNALSRIEGFYNRFAS, from the coding sequence ATGACGAGTGATTCAGCAGATCGCAGAATCAAGGATCGCTACCCGGCCTCTTGCCTGAAGGTTCTGCTACGTGAACGCGGCTTTTTCAGCCGCAACAGAAACCCAATGCCGGTCACCTGCCTCGACCTGAACCGCTATGGCATGGCCGTACTCTGTCCACGCCCGATGGAGCCCGGCATTCGCCTGCACATGGACTTTGAAGGCAAGTACATCAATGAGTCACGGGTGTGCGCGCGCGTTGTGGAATGCCAGCCCTTTCAGACCGGGTACCGGGTGAGCGTTCAGTTCAGTTATTGTCGGGACAAGAAGGGGTATTCCAAAGCCGCAGACAACGCTCTTTCGCGCATTGAAGGTTTTTACAACCGGTTTGCCAGCTAA
- a CDS encoding flavodoxin family protein, translating into MDNKKRLLIVAHAPSPNTLKLRHAVAEGAVHEDIENVEVTVIAPLDAGPDDILGCDAVILGTTENLGYMSGALKDFFDRSYYPCLEKTQGLPFAYYIRAGHDGTGTQRAIESITTGLRWKRVQEPLVCRGDYRDEFEAQCRELGMYVAASLDAGLI; encoded by the coding sequence ATGGATAACAAAAAGCGACTGCTGATTGTAGCTCATGCGCCATCTCCGAATACCCTCAAGCTTAGGCATGCAGTAGCAGAGGGAGCCGTTCACGAAGATATCGAGAATGTTGAAGTGACCGTTATAGCGCCCCTGGATGCCGGTCCTGATGACATCCTCGGCTGTGACGCAGTCATCCTTGGGACTACCGAAAATCTTGGCTATATGAGTGGTGCTCTCAAGGATTTCTTCGACCGAAGCTATTACCCCTGCCTTGAAAAGACCCAGGGCCTTCCCTTCGCTTATTACATCCGGGCCGGCCATGATGGTACTGGTACCCAGAGAGCCATCGAGAGCATTACCACAGGCCTTCGCTGGAAGCGGGTTCAGGAGCCGCTTGTTTGTCGGGGTGATTATCGCGATGAATTCGAGGCGCAGTGCCGGGAGTTGGGAATGTACGTAGCGGCCAGTCTGGATGCCGGCCTGATTTAG
- the recA gene encoding recombinase RecA, translated as MEDNRKKALNAALGQIERQFGKGAVMKMGDQPREAIPAVSTGSLGLDVALGIGGLPYGRICEIYGPESSGKTTLTLQVIAEAQKKGKTCAFVDAEHALDPVYAEKLGVNVDELLVSQPDTGEQALEICDMLVRSNAVDVIIVDSVAALTPKAEIEGEMGDSHVGLQARLMSQALRKLTGNVKHANCLLIFINQIRMKIGVMFGSPETTTGGNALKFYSSVRLDIRRIGAVKDGDEVVGNETRVKVVKNKVSPPFKQAEFQIMYGKGIYHMAEVLDMGVKEGFVDKSGAWYAYNGDKIGQGKANACKFLEENMDMATEIEAKVRDKLMPKPVPKEKVEEAPAEANGELL; from the coding sequence ATGGAAGACAACCGCAAGAAAGCATTGAACGCAGCACTGGGCCAGATCGAGCGCCAATTTGGTAAAGGCGCGGTGATGAAGATGGGCGACCAGCCCCGTGAAGCCATTCCTGCGGTCTCCACGGGTTCACTCGGACTGGATGTTGCCCTTGGTATTGGCGGCCTGCCTTACGGTCGTATCTGTGAGATCTACGGTCCGGAAAGTTCCGGTAAAACCACGTTGACCCTGCAAGTGATTGCGGAAGCGCAAAAGAAGGGCAAGACGTGTGCTTTCGTTGATGCCGAGCACGCCCTCGATCCTGTTTATGCCGAGAAGCTGGGGGTAAACGTGGATGAGCTGCTGGTGTCCCAGCCGGATACTGGTGAACAGGCGCTGGAAATCTGCGATATGCTGGTTCGTTCCAACGCGGTGGACGTGATCATCGTCGACTCCGTTGCGGCCCTGACACCGAAAGCGGAAATCGAAGGCGAAATGGGCGATAGCCACGTTGGGCTTCAGGCACGACTGATGTCCCAGGCGCTGCGTAAACTGACCGGTAACGTAAAGCATGCCAACTGTTTGTTGATCTTCATTAACCAGATCCGGATGAAAATTGGTGTTATGTTCGGCTCGCCCGAAACCACAACTGGCGGTAACGCCCTGAAGTTTTACTCCTCTGTTCGTTTGGACATCCGCCGCATTGGCGCGGTAAAAGACGGCGATGAAGTTGTAGGTAACGAAACCCGGGTGAAAGTGGTCAAGAACAAGGTGTCTCCGCCGTTCAAGCAGGCTGAGTTCCAGATCATGTACGGCAAGGGTATCTATCACATGGCCGAAGTTCTGGATATGGGAGTGAAAGAAGGCTTCGTGGACAAATCCGGTGCCTGGTATGCCTATAACGGCGACAAAATTGGCCAGGGCAAGGCGAATGCCTGCAAATTCCTGGAAGAGAACATGGATATGGCGACCGAAATTGAAGCCAAAGTTCGCGACAAGTTAATGCCAAAGCCGGTGCCAAAAGAAAAAGTCGAAGAGGCCCCGGCAGAAGCTAACGGTGAATTGCTTTAA
- the pncC gene encoding nicotinamide-nucleotide amidase → MAVTDEQLADAGNHLGQVMGRRGCTIITAESCTGGWVAKVLTDRAGSSAYVLGGLVTYSNDAKQALLGVTGKSLDEHGAVSEPVVREMVAGALAATGADIAVAVSGVAGPGGGSEEKPVGTVWFAWGSSPASTVAVVKHFEGDRDQVRRQAVLFALQGVDGFINEL, encoded by the coding sequence ATGGCTGTTACCGATGAGCAACTCGCGGATGCGGGGAATCATCTCGGTCAAGTAATGGGTCGGCGGGGGTGCACGATCATCACGGCTGAGAGTTGTACCGGCGGCTGGGTTGCCAAGGTGCTGACCGACCGGGCCGGTTCCTCAGCCTATGTTCTTGGTGGTCTGGTTACCTACAGCAATGACGCCAAGCAGGCACTTCTTGGAGTAACCGGTAAGTCTTTGGACGAGCACGGCGCCGTCAGCGAACCGGTGGTGCGGGAAATGGTCGCTGGCGCCCTTGCAGCCACTGGTGCGGATATTGCCGTTGCTGTTAGTGGCGTGGCCGGCCCTGGAGGGGGCAGCGAGGAGAAGCCTGTGGGCACCGTCTGGTTCGCTTGGGGCAGTAGTCCGGCCAGCACGGTGGCCGTGGTCAAACACTTCGAGGGCGACCGGGACCAGGTCAGACGGCAGGCCGTACTCTTTGCCCTTCAGGGGGTTGACGGGTTTATAAATGAACTCTGA
- the mutS gene encoding DNA mismatch repair protein MutS → MTSTDLSSHTPMMQQYLKIKGQHPNELVFYRMGDFYELFYEDAKKAAELMDITLTARGQSGGNPIPMAGIPYHSSEGYIARLVRAGQSIAICEQIGDPATSKGPVDRQVVRIVTPGTLSDDAYLEDRRDNLLVAIYNQREEFGFASLDISSGRFAVCELENLEALQGELQRLRPAEVLISEDFPFQDVLEGFTGIRRQGPWLFEPDTARRVITHQLQVRDLTGFGCEDLTLAVCAAGCLLQYAKETQRTALPHIRKLTRERRDEAVILDAASRRNLEIDTNLMGGHLHTLSWVMDRTATSMGGRELRRWLNRPLRDITVVSQRQQAVSALLDGFHYEPVHNLLKTVGDIERVLARVALRSARPRDLARLRDAFQALPDLQETLKPVNSHHIVKLATVIGEYPELADLLERSINDNPPVVIREGGVIREGFDEELDELRNISENAGQYLLDVETREKERTGISTLKVGYNRVHGYYIEISRAQSDQAPVDYIRRQTLKNAERFITPELKQFEDKALSAKSRALAREKALYDSVLETVAEQLAPLQDAAQALAELDVLSNFAERATTLRFAAPEFSDSPGFDIEEGRHPVVEQLLDEPFVPNDLLMDTQRRMLVITGPNMGGKSTYMRQAALIALLAYTGSFVPANRAVLGPVDRIFTRMGSSDDIAGGRSTFMVEMTETANILHNATEYSLVLMDEVGRGTSTFDGLSLAWATAEHLAKNIRCYTLFATHYFELTQLADELQHAVNVHLTATEHDDSIVFLHNVHDGPASQSYGLQVAKLAGVPQEVIRNAKGQLAHLEGSATPSTPSSQAPAPNEPETRPKPSTRISEPVMQGDMFASLEPSVVEEALKTLELDDLTPRDALNQLYELKALLLK, encoded by the coding sequence ATGACAAGCACCGACCTATCTTCACACACCCCGATGATGCAGCAGTACCTGAAGATCAAGGGCCAACACCCCAATGAACTGGTGTTCTACCGTATGGGGGATTTCTACGAGCTCTTCTATGAAGATGCCAAGAAAGCAGCCGAGCTGATGGACATTACCCTGACTGCCCGGGGCCAGTCAGGGGGCAACCCGATTCCCATGGCGGGCATCCCCTATCACTCATCCGAAGGCTACATTGCCCGGCTGGTGCGGGCAGGTCAATCCATCGCCATCTGCGAGCAGATCGGCGACCCGGCCACCAGCAAAGGGCCTGTTGACCGACAGGTCGTAAGAATCGTTACGCCGGGCACACTTAGCGATGACGCCTATCTGGAAGACCGCCGCGACAACCTTTTGGTGGCCATCTATAACCAGCGGGAAGAGTTCGGCTTTGCCTCTCTGGACATTTCCAGCGGTCGTTTTGCCGTGTGTGAACTGGAAAACCTGGAAGCACTGCAGGGCGAGCTTCAGCGCCTCCGGCCCGCGGAAGTCCTGATCAGCGAGGACTTTCCCTTTCAGGACGTCCTGGAAGGCTTCACCGGCATCCGTCGCCAGGGCCCCTGGCTGTTCGAACCCGATACCGCCCGCCGTGTGATTACCCACCAGCTGCAGGTGCGGGACCTGACGGGTTTCGGTTGCGAGGACCTCACACTGGCTGTCTGCGCCGCAGGCTGCCTGCTGCAATACGCTAAGGAGACCCAGCGCACCGCCCTGCCCCACATCCGTAAACTGACGCGGGAGCGGCGGGATGAGGCTGTAATTCTTGATGCCGCCAGCCGGCGCAATCTTGAAATCGACACCAACCTGATGGGCGGCCACCTGCACACTCTTTCCTGGGTGATGGACCGAACGGCCACCTCCATGGGCGGGCGCGAACTCAGACGCTGGCTCAATCGTCCGCTGCGGGACATAACCGTGGTATCACAGCGCCAGCAGGCGGTCTCAGCGCTCCTGGACGGCTTCCATTACGAGCCCGTGCACAACCTGCTGAAGACGGTCGGCGATATCGAACGGGTTCTGGCCCGAGTGGCTTTGCGGTCCGCCCGCCCCCGGGATCTTGCCCGTCTGCGGGATGCCTTCCAGGCTTTGCCGGACCTTCAGGAGACCCTGAAACCGGTCAACTCCCATCATATCGTGAAGCTGGCCACTGTTATTGGCGAATACCCCGAGCTGGCTGACTTACTTGAGCGATCCATCAACGACAACCCGCCAGTGGTTATTCGTGAAGGAGGTGTGATCCGTGAAGGCTTTGATGAGGAGCTGGACGAACTTCGTAACATCAGCGAGAACGCCGGCCAATACCTGCTGGACGTAGAAACCCGGGAAAAAGAACGTACCGGCATCAGCACTCTCAAGGTCGGCTACAACCGGGTACATGGCTACTACATCGAAATCAGCCGCGCACAGTCTGACCAGGCTCCGGTGGATTACATCCGGCGCCAGACCCTGAAAAACGCCGAGCGTTTCATCACCCCGGAACTGAAACAGTTCGAGGACAAGGCCCTCAGTGCCAAGAGCCGGGCCCTGGCCCGCGAAAAGGCCCTCTATGACAGCGTGCTGGAAACCGTTGCCGAACAGCTGGCACCGCTCCAGGATGCAGCCCAGGCACTTGCCGAACTGGATGTGCTGAGTAACTTTGCCGAGCGAGCGACCACACTGCGTTTTGCCGCACCAGAATTCAGCGACTCACCAGGCTTTGACATTGAAGAAGGCCGGCACCCGGTGGTGGAACAGCTGCTGGACGAACCCTTTGTGCCCAACGATCTCTTGATGGACACCCAGCGCCGCATGCTGGTGATTACCGGCCCGAACATGGGCGGTAAGTCCACCTACATGCGCCAGGCTGCCCTGATCGCGCTGCTGGCCTATACCGGCAGCTTTGTACCAGCCAACCGCGCGGTTCTGGGTCCAGTGGACCGGATTTTCACCCGCATGGGCTCATCCGATGACATTGCCGGCGGTCGCTCAACCTTCATGGTGGAAATGACCGAAACTGCCAACATTCTTCACAATGCCACGGAATACAGCCTGGTCCTGATGGACGAAGTCGGCCGCGGCACCAGCACCTTCGATGGCCTGTCTCTGGCATGGGCTACGGCCGAGCACCTGGCAAAGAACATTCGTTGCTATACCCTGTTTGCCACCCACTATTTTGAACTGACCCAACTGGCCGACGAGCTCCAGCATGCGGTTAACGTGCACTTGACCGCTACCGAGCACGACGACAGCATCGTATTCCTGCACAACGTCCACGATGGTCCCGCGAGCCAGAGCTATGGCCTGCAAGTGGCCAAACTGGCGGGCGTACCCCAGGAGGTGATTCGCAACGCCAAAGGTCAGCTTGCCCACCTGGAGGGCAGTGCCACTCCGTCGACTCCTTCCAGCCAGGCTCCGGCGCCCAACGAACCGGAAACGCGACCAAAGCCATCAACGCGGATCAGCGAGCCGGTGATGCAGGGTGATATGTTTGCCAGTCTGGAACCCAGTGTGGTCGAGGAGGCACTGAAAACTCTTGAGCTGGACGACCTAACGCCAAGAGACGCTCTGAACCAGCTTTACGAACTGAAGGCATTGCTGCTCAAATAG
- the fdxA gene encoding ferredoxin FdxA yields the protein MAFIVTDNCIKCKYTDCVEVCPVDCFYEGPNFLVIDPDECIDCALCEPECPAEAIFSEDELPADQVPFVELNAELAAKWPNITEKKDPLPDAAEWDGKPNKLQYLEK from the coding sequence ATGGCGTTTATCGTTACTGATAACTGCATCAAGTGTAAATATACGGACTGCGTGGAAGTCTGCCCGGTAGACTGCTTCTACGAAGGCCCGAATTTTCTGGTAATCGATCCGGACGAGTGCATCGACTGTGCCCTGTGTGAGCCAGAGTGCCCGGCGGAAGCGATTTTCTCCGAAGACGAGTTGCCGGCTGATCAGGTTCCGTTTGTTGAGCTGAACGCGGAACTGGCCGCAAAATGGCCGAACATCACCGAAAAGAAAGATCCGCTTCCGGATGCGGCAGAGTGGGATGGCAAGCCGAACAAGCTCCAGTACCTGGAAAAGTAA
- a CDS encoding LysE family translocator, giving the protein MFTELFWAYLIAITLLTITPGVDTLLVMRNTGRGGLKDGCVTSVGICSGLFIHAALSALGISILLVETAWAFSALKWAGAFYLIWLGIASLRQALGRGAEDSDTRPAVVKRKVSVAVSFREGLLSNVLNPKTALFYMALLPQFVDPTGNAFQQSLILAGVHFLLAMIWQCGLAWVVVRFRGLGASVKVKRALNATTGGFFVAMGAKLASA; this is encoded by the coding sequence GTGTTTACGGAATTATTCTGGGCGTACCTCATTGCGATCACTCTGCTCACGATTACCCCCGGTGTCGATACGCTGTTGGTTATGCGCAACACCGGGCGCGGGGGGCTGAAGGACGGTTGCGTGACCAGTGTCGGAATCTGCAGTGGTCTGTTCATCCACGCTGCGCTCTCGGCGTTGGGTATTTCCATCCTCTTGGTGGAAACGGCCTGGGCCTTCTCAGCGCTTAAATGGGCGGGTGCTTTTTATCTCATCTGGCTGGGCATTGCATCTTTACGTCAGGCTCTGGGGAGAGGTGCCGAAGATTCTGATACCCGGCCTGCCGTCGTTAAGCGCAAGGTCTCGGTTGCCGTCTCGTTCAGGGAAGGACTGCTATCCAACGTTCTTAATCCCAAGACAGCCCTGTTTTACATGGCGCTCCTGCCCCAGTTTGTGGATCCGACAGGTAATGCGTTTCAGCAATCGCTGATTCTGGCAGGCGTGCACTTCCTTCTGGCGATGATCTGGCAGTGCGGGCTGGCGTGGGTGGTGGTTCGTTTCAGGGGGTTGGGTGCGAGTGTCAAGGTAAAGCGCGCACTGAACGCAACGACCGGCGGCTTCTTTGTTGCTATGGGCGCCAAGCTGGCCAGTGCATAA